The DNA segment CGGTTGTTCTCTGGAAATCGTATTTGCAATTTTCGGGATATTGCTTTGAGACATCTCTACGTCTGACCAAGTGCTCCATAAACCCGCAAAATGCGACTCCCCAAAATCAATCAGGGCAACAGGCCGTAAAGGCCTGACACCTATTGTTTGACGTTCGTGACCTTTATTTTTCTGCCGGCAGTGTTTACTTCAACTATGTTTATGTTATTTCCACTGGAACTTCCGTCACCGGTTGCCCCGGTTTCATAAACCCTGACGCTGCCCAGAGTATCATAGGCCCACACGTGTCCGTGGCCTACAAATATGGCGAGAATCTTATCCTGATTATCTTCGACAACGTTATAAAACTCATCACCATTTTCAATAAGGAATGAGGGCAAGGCAAAATATATAATAAACTGATTATCCGTGACAGGAGGATGGTGAATAAATATGATGGCAGGTTCAGGGTTGGCCAGTTCGGCCCTGAGCCATGCGATCTGACCAGCATCGAAACTGCCTGTACAGCCCATTTCTACTGTACATGTGGGGCATACATCATTATATGCGTCACCTCGGTTGGAGTTAGCAAAAACCATGCGGACGCCTTTATTCACAATCGAGTAATAGGGCTCCATACCCAGAACCTTTTTCCATACGGCTTCAATGGCA comes from the Desulfomonilia bacterium genome and includes:
- a CDS encoding metallophosphoesterase encodes the protein MSNRFIISSSDVFCRTAGVFRLILTAWLIMTVGLFISCGGGKSDSPQDDFNADFRFLVISDTHVRLPGNADSIDYNAQRNLDNLAHIINRINTDFSTADFVAVTGDMVGCLFSENPDDYGIGMDTTAERYKSMIDTLSMPVYSTFGNHDYQKSYDPVLHEGVSSQNRDAIEAVWKKVLGMEPYYSIVNKGVRMVFANSNRGDAYNDVCPTCTVEMGCTGSFDAGQIAWLRAELANPEPAIIFIHHPPVTDNQFIIYFALPSFLIENGDEFYNVVEDNQDKILAIFVGHGHVWAYDTLGSVRVYETGATGDGSSSGNNINIVEVNTAGRKIKVTNVKQ